One Lepisosteus oculatus isolate fLepOcu1 chromosome 4, fLepOcu1.hap2, whole genome shotgun sequence genomic window, CTGAGCCCTATACTTTCAGAACAGACTCCAGGGTGCTGCAATAGATACAAGAGGCTCTGTGATACAGATGGACAAGTCTTGAGATTCACTGCTTTCTCAGACTCCCTAAGGATGCAGTCTGGTTAAGATTAGTCTAAATGtgtaattactattattattaagtggAGTATAATAAACCTGCTGCCTACAGTATGACAAGACAATATACGTATTGTCTGTCTTGTACAGCATGTCCAAAAAATTAACAACATTTGGAAATCATGTCTCAGCGGTATCCAGCCAAGATATGAGGAAAGGTCTGCGCCAGGTTGTTTCCaatgttaaaaatactgtagagtGACTCTGCCTGTTATTCCAAAAACAATCACATAGTCAGCAGTAATTAAATGTCTCAGACTTAGAGTTTGGACTACTCTCAGTATAATGCTTTTTCACAATGCCATATAAAGAGAAATCGATGACACGAGAacccattttcagttttttttttttttatttatcatatGCTGGAAATAGCATTGTTGGTTGTGGTCTGTCGTGTCCGACGATGATGGTTGTACTTTGTGTAGCTCATCTGTTTGGAAGTTTCCCCTTTTTGAAGTGGGAAAGCCATTGCACTGGGGCAATCCCACTCTCTCGACCCCAGAAGCCTGAATCCAGTGGTACGAGGAGTCGTCACGACTGGAGACTTCCTTGGTTGCATTGCAGCCTTGCCATGCCCTTCACTTTCCATGGAGCGTTGCGAcagtagtgtccccatcattatactggggcattaggacccacacagaccgcagggtaagcgctccctgctggtcccaccaacacctcttccagcagcaagcttggttttccccaggaggtctcctatccatgtactgaccaggctcacacctgtttagctgCAGTGAGAAATAGCATTAGAAGATACCTTAATAAATATCACTTTGGAACTTATAATAGCTTTTAATATACCGTTCATTTTCATTACAGCAAAGAACATTTCAGCTATACATATTGTCATGATAAAtggttttagaaaatgaatttagACAATCACatgacatacagtgccttgcgaaagtattcggcccccttgaacttttcaaccttttgccacatttcaggcttcaaacataaagatataaattatttattttatgtgaagaatcaccaacaagtgggacacaattgtgaagtggaacgaaatctattggatttttgaaactttttaactaataaaaaaatgaaaagtggggcgtgcaaaattattcggcccctttactttcagtgcagcaaactcactccagaagttcagcgaggatctctgaatgatccaatgttgtcctaaatgactgatggtgttaaatagaatccacctgtgtgtaatcaagtctctgtataaatgcacctgctctgtgatagtctcaaggttctgttgaaagcgcagagagcatcatgaagaccaaggaacacaccaggcaggtccgtaatactgttgtggagaagtttaaagccggatttggatacaaaaagatttcccaagcttcaaacatcccaaggagcactgtgcaagcgatcatcttgaaatggaaggagtatcagaccactgcaaatctaccaagacctggccgtccctctaaactttcagctcagacaaggagaagactgatcagagatgcagccaagaggcccatgatcactctggatgaactgcagagaactacagctgaggtgggagagtctgtccataggacaacaatcagtcttacactgcacaaatctggcctttatggaagagtggcaagaagaaagccatttctcaaagatatccataaaaagtctcgtctaaagtttgccacaagccacctgggagacaccccaaacatgtggaagaaggtgctctggtcagatgaaaccaaaatcgaactttttggccacaatgcaaaacgatatgtttggcgtaaaagcaacacagctcatcaccctcaacacaccatccccactgtcaaacatggtggtggcagcatcatggtttgggcctgcttttcttcagcagggacagggaagatggttaaaattgaggggaagatggatgcagccaaatacaggaccattctggatgaaaacctgttggagtctgcaaaagacctgaaactgggacggagatttatcttccaacaagacaatgatcccaaacatacagcaaaatctacaaaggaatggttcacaaataaacgtatccaggtgtttgaatggccaagtcaaagtccagacctgaatccaatcgagaatctgtggaaagagctgaaaactgctgttcacaaacgctctccatccaacctcactgagctcgagctgttttgcaaggaagaatgggcaagaatttcagtctctcgatgtgcaaaactgatagagacataccgcaagcgacttgcagctgtaatcgcagcaaaacgtggctctacaaagtattaacgcaagggggcagaataattttgcacgccccactttttaatttttttattagttaaaaaagtttcaaaaatccaatagatttcgttccacttcacaattgtgtcccacttgttggtgattcttcacataaaataaatttatatctttatgtttgaagcctgaaatgtggcaaaaggttgaaaagttcaagggggccgaatactttcgcaaggcactgtatataagaTCTGGCTTCTGTGGTTGCTAGTCGCCATAACCAAGACAAACTTCTCATCTAGCAGTTTCTTGAATGATACAAATGTATGAACTTCAGCAACACATCTGGAGTTTCATATAAGAGTGTAACATATAAGCACTTCAGCTACATATAAGAGTTTCCAACTTCCACAATAGTATCCTTCCTTTATAAACAAAACTTTCTAAAACATGGCTAAACAACCATAAGATGCAACTTGCTCttttgtgagaggaaaccatagCATATGGGGAACCAGTATACTTCTGTCTGATGACATCATAATCCTGGACCACTACAAGCCATTTCATTATTGTGACATCAATGCTGTTGTCATGGCATCAAGAATTTAAgtaagaacaacaaaaataaagcaaataaggTGTTTCCATCACACTTTGACCTTACAAAACTTTAAGCAGGATTCAGAGAGGGAAcctcattaaaaatgaattctaaTTCTTTTTTTGGATTAGATTCACCTGACGGTAAGAAATACATAATTTTTTTCTAGTATCAAACTGGTTTCAAGTTTTGAAAGATCATATTATATATCAGAAATTACTTTGATCTTTTTTCTGTAGCTGATTTTCATGTGATATAATATCTAAGTATAATGTTTTGCCTTGTGATAGATATAGTAGGTGTCCCATCCGGGTTAtagtcctgccttgtacccaaaGCTTCTTTAAACTCCAGGGTACTGTCACTCTTTCTAGAGATTAGTAATTAGGggatttctgaaaacaagaaggaagtatttttcttcaagaaacctcattattttcagtaatatagtttttctattaatttcattttactgtTATTCTTTTTCACTATCTACAATGTTTATGGCTAGGTAGCAGGTGTTAAATTTTGATGTAAAAACATGTAACTCATCTCATACTTAATGTATATTCTACACAACTTTGATCAAATAAAGATGAAGTATTCTAAAGAAACCtaattattgtttaaaatatgttacaTTATGTATAATGTGAATAAGTGCTCTTCACTCTTTTACTTTTACTACAATTCCCTTGTGCATTTTTTATGTGAAGAAAACCTTAAATTGTCTCAGTCTCCTCAACAGTCTATCATTATATTTTGTGTATTAAGAAATcctaaataaagaaattcaaggTTAATTTATACAACAACAGCTGCATTTAAATGAAAGAGATTGCTTATGACCATACAGAAATAATTTAGTAATCATTTGTATGTGACTGTCATTTGTATGAGGACTGGATACATACAGGACCGGTAGTTtaactgtgttttctttttgggtCCAAGGATCCTTGGCAGGAGCTTCTTCCATACCGAGAGAGAATGGCAGACAGGAGAGCAGGGAGGGAAGAAGAACCAAGAGCAGCAGGAGCTCAGAAAAAAAGTGTGGCAGGTCAAAAAGAAAGATGGGTGAAAGCATGGAGCAAGATATCAGTTGTAAAAGGATGAAGGATTCACATGGAGGACACATTTCAGCATGTGAGACAATATCGCTTTCTGGCTCACAGAGTCTAGTCAGCGAAAGTCATGAGGCAGGTAGTGAACCTCCTCCTGCCCAGGACACTCCTAAGAGAACACCAGACCCACAATGTAGAGGTTAGTGAGGACTCTTTATATTCGTATTTAGTATTATTGGCTATTACAACTGCATTTTGCCTTCTGTAAACTTTGAACCTTTGTAATAGTTTGAAACTAATTAATAATAGTCTGCCACTCTGTGACTGTCTTACAGTTCTCTTACACTATTAATTGTTATAATGGGACTTTTAACTAGAGCTTgcattaattttataattatattttgaatttCAACTTTAACCTTTAAAGCTTTAGGTAATATATTACAGAAGGATTTTTTAAGGGGACAGCTGGTTTATTTTGTGCAAAGTGCATCAGCCTTCATTTTGTccaatttcattttcagaaagttTTGACCGACTTTATATGGAAACATACATGTTAGGAGCTGGTGGATATGGCTCAGTCTATGCTGGATTCAGAAAAGAAGATGGACTTCCGGTAATTAGCCTTACTTCTTAAAAATGGTCATGATGTCCATTTAACTCAAGGTTTTCAATAGTGCCCATGAGGTTTAGAAGTGGAAGAGATAGTATTTTTTGTTCTCATTTTCATGCAGGTGGCAGTAAAACATGTTCCAATGAATAAAGTGAAATGGACTCAGGTTGTAAGTATAGTatattgtgatgttttttttccctagatctctttaaaaatgaaattttcttTCACTGTCCCTCATGAAACTGGCCTCATTGTTCCTTATGTTGCAATTGCAGATCACAATACTAAAGCTTTTAAAACTCCTGCCCAGCCTAACAGAACAAACATTTCCATTGTAAACCCAAGAAAAAGTATGGACCACTTCTTGGTTTAATGGAAGAGATTGAAAGTGAATAACAAATACATCATTTCTGCTTCCTTGAATAATATGGTCTGTTTCATTGCAGCATTTCTCATTCATGACCAGTTCAAAATAGTTTGTGTAGATTAGACTTTTGTGCCAATGTGCAGGTCCTTTTGGTCACATTCTAATATTGTGCAATTGTatatgaactccacacagaaactTGAGGATAAGgtgtcacatttccccctggaGCTGGTCCTGCTGTTGATAGTTGGCGATGACCCAGTGTACCCTGGAGTGATCAAACTGCTGGACTGGTTTGAGCTACCTGATGAGTATTTGCTGGTTCAGGAGCGGCCCGAGCCCTGCCAGGACCTTTTTGCCTTCACTGAGGAGCGGGGTGGCTTCTTGGAGGAGGCCGAAGCCCAGAActtcctgcagcagctggtCAACACCCTGCAGCACTGCCACCAGCGTGGAGTCCTGCACAGAGATGTCAAGGCAGAGAATATCCTTGTTCAGATAGACACCAAGAGGCTGAAATTGCTGGACTTTGGCTGTGGCTGTATTCTGAATGACTCTGCCAAAAAACATTTCCGAGGTGAGTGGAGGCGAGCTGAATAGGTTTGACCATAACCAAACACACCCTCCTGTTGAGAAAACTGGGGAAAATAGTAGATATTAGgattgttttcagaaatgagTTTCAAAGTGAAAGGCGATATTTGAAAGTGAAGATACAAATAAGAGAGTAATTTTTGCAGTTAGTGTTAATTGGTCTCTTGCGTCTACAGGAACAGCTGAATACACACCTCCTGAGTGGCTTCGTTATGGAAAGTACCACGGTGTCCCAATGACTGTCTGGTCCCTAGGAATTGTACTTTATGACATGATCTGCGGAGACCTGCCTTTTAAGACAGACGGGGATATTCTAAAGGGAGTGCTGCACTTCCCAAGGGGTATCTCTAAAGGTGAGCTTGAAAAGACAATTTGATCAACCAATGTGATTCGGAACCAATCAAAGGACATTCCAAACCAACTGTCTCCTTATTTTTTACCCCACAGAATGTCGGAATCTCATTCGTTGCTGCCTGGCCAGGCGGCCTGAGAATCGCCCATCCCTCGAGCAGATTCTGCTCCACCCCTGGATGGCGTGAATTCACCGGATTGGAAGAGGGTATGTTGTACTATATTGTGGATTCCGAGTGACATTTGTAATAGACAGCACTATTACAAATATTGCTGTTTTCAATGGTACAAAAATACAGTGATTATCCAGTTTCTTTACGTTTTACAAGCCAGACAGATTCAGATTTTAGTTTGTAAGTAACATATGATGTTTAATAGTGTCTTGACAGTATTAGATCCTTTAAAATTATAAATCTGTGCTGTGGAAATTAAAGCTCTATTGTACGTGCCCAGAAATGCATATTTGTTAGGTTTTCAATAAGAAACTTTTAGGTGGTGTGAAAGCAAGTCATAATGAATTCGTGTTTCATAATGTTTTACTTCAGGTTAAACCACTCAATAGGAAACAAATGTTCATTCTTTTGCCACTACTACACCATCTTTCAGGGGCTGGTTTCTATAGCTCTTTAGTGCATGACCTAGCTATTCTTTCTCTTTtgttccatttcatttttaggTTGGTCTGAGAGCCATAATATATGGATGAGTATCTTCCAGAGTAACCCTCTCTTTGCTGAGACATTGGATTAATGAGGACAGGATTTGTATTTACAAGAAGGTGAAAATGAAAGATGATATTAAGCCTTGCCAATACTCACGTGCGACAACTTTGGATTGAGTACAGATTGCTAAATGTCTTGGATTGAAATTGTTACAGTAGATGTAGTAAttgatacatttatatttttctcatttcataaaataaaatattttcaataaatattttttctctgaaATGGACAGTGTGGCAACTCTTGATTTCATTAATATAAAAACACTAAGGTACTTGtctaagtaacatttatttacCTATGAGTCAGAAATCAGACATTTAATATCTATTTCATGAAGTATGGGCCATTaatatcaatataaaaataaaacatgtaattGGTATAATATCCCTTATATACCTATACAGACCTGTGTAATTCTAAAATTGAATTAGACTCTGTAAGCAGCACAATACAATAGCAGTTTGTGCAGCATCCTTACAACTGTTGAGTCCTGAGTTTGTTTCTACACTGAAGCACtttctgtgtggtgtttgcacGATCTCCTCTAGGCATACTAGCTGGGTTAATTGATCTCTAAATTGTCcaagtgtgtgtgagctctttgATGGACTAGTGTAGTCCTTCCTGAGCCCTATACTTCCAGAACAGACTCCAGGGTGCTGCAATAGATACAAGAGGCTCTGTGATACAGATGGACAAGTCTTGAGATTCACTGCTTTCTCAGACTCCCTAAGGATGCAGTCTGGTTAAGATTAGTCTAAATGtgtaattactattattattaagtggAGTATAATAAACCTGCTGCCTACAGTATGACAAGACAATATACATATTGTCTGTCTTGTACAGCATGTCCAAAAAATTAACAACATTTGGAAATCATGTCTCAGCGGTATCCAGCCAAGATATGAGGAAAGGTCTGCGCCAGGTTGTTTCCaatgttaaaaatactgtagagtGACTCTGCCTGTTATTCCAAAAACAATCACATAGTCAGCAGTAATTAAATGTCTCAGACTTAGAGGTTGGACTACTCTCAGTATAGCGCTTTTTCACAATGCCATATAAAGAGAAATCGATGACACGAGAacccattttcagttttttttttttatttatcatatGCTGGAAATAGCATTGTTGGTTGTGGTCTGTCGTGTCCGACGATGATGGTTGTACTTTGTGTAGCTCATCTGTTTGGAAGTTTCCCCTTTTTGAAGTGGGAAAGCCATTGCACTGGGGCAATCCCACTCTCTCGACCCCAGAAGCCTGAATCCAGTGGTACGAGGAGTCGTCACGACTGGAGACTTCCTTGGTTGCATTGCAGCCTTGCCATGCCCTTCACTTTCCATGGAGCGTTGCGAcagtagtgtccccatcattatactggggcattaggacccacacagaccgcagggtaagcgctccctgctggtcccaccaacacctcttccagcagcaagcttggttttccccaggaggtctcctatccatgtactgaccaggctcacacctgtttagctgCAGTGAGAAATAGCATTAGAAGATACCTTAATAAATATCACTTTGGAACTTATAATAGCTTTTAATATACCGTTCATTTTCATTACAGCAAAGAACATTTCAGCTATACATATTGTCATGATAAAtggttttagaaaatgaatttagACAATCACatgacatacagtgccttgcgaaagtattcggcccccttgaacttttcaaccttttgccacatttcaggcttcaaacataaagatataaattatttattttatgtgaagaatcaccaacaagtgggacacaattgtgaagtggaacgaaatctattggatttttgaaactttttaactaataaaaaaatgaaaagtggggcgtgcaaaattattcggcccctttactttcagtgcagcaaactcactccagaagttcagcgaggatctctgaatgatccaatgttgtcctaaatgactgatggtgttaaatagaatccacctgtgtgtaatcaagtctctgtataaatgcacctgctctgtgatagtctcaaggttctgttgaaagcgcagagagcatcatgaagaccaaggaacacaccaggcaggtccgtaatactgttgtggagaagtttaaagccggatttggatacaaaaagatttcccaagcttcaaacatcccaaggagcactgtgcaagcgatcatcttgaaatggaaggagtatcagaccactgcaaatctaccaagacctggccgtccctctaaactttcagctcagacaaggagaagactgatcagagatgcagccaagaggcccatgatcactctggatgaactgcagagaactacagctgaggtgggagagtctgtccataggacaacaatcagtcttacactgcacaaatctggcctttatggaagagtggcaagaagaaagccatttctcaaagatatccataaaaagtctcgtctaaagtttgccacaagccacctgggagacaccccaaacatgtggaagaaggtgctctggtcagatgaaaccaaaatcgaactttttggccacaatgcaaaacgatatgtttggcgtaaaagcaacacagctcatcaccctcaacacaccatccccactgtcaaacatggtggtggcagcatcatggtttgggcctgcttttcttcagcagggacagggaagatggttaaaattgaggggaagatggatgcagccaaatacaggaccattctggatgaaaacctgttggagtctgcaaaagacctgaaactgggacggagatttatcttccaacaagacaatgatcccaaacatacagcaaaatctacaaaggaatggttcacaaataaacgtatccaggtgtttgaatggccaagtcaaagtccagacctgaatccaatcgagaatctgtggaaagagctgaaaactgctgttcacaaacgctctccatccaacctcactgagctcgagctgttttgcaaggaagaatgggcaagaatttcagtctctcgatgtgcaaaactgatagagacataccgcaagcgacttgcagctgtaatcgcagcaaaacgtggctctacaaagtattaacgcaagggggcagaataattttgcacgccccactttttaatttttttattagttaaaaaagtttcaaaaatccaatagatttcgttccacttcacaattgtgtcccacttgttggtgattcttcacataaaataaatttatatctttatgtttgaagcctgaaatgtggcaaaaggttgaaaagttcaagggggccgaatactttcgcaaggcactgtatataagaTCTGGCTTCTGTGGTTGCTAGTCGCCATAACCAAGACAAACTTCTCATCTAGCAGTTTCTTGAATGATACAAATGTATGAACTTCAGCAACACATCTGGAGTTTCATATAAGAGTGTAACATATAAGCACTTCAGCTACATATAAGAGTTTCCAACTTCCACAATAGTATCCTTCCTTTATAAACAAAACTTTCTAAAACATGGCTAAACAACCATAAGATGCAACGTGCTCttttgtgagaggaaaccatagCATATGGGGAACCAGTATACTTCTGTCTGATGACATCATAATCCTGGACCACTACAAGCCATTTCATTATTGTGACATCAATGCTGTTGTCATGGCATCAAGAATTTAAgtaagaacaacaaaaataaagcaaataaggTGTTTCCATCACACTTTGACCTTACAAAACTTTAAGCTGGATTCAGAGAGGGAAcctcattaaaaatgaattctaaTTCTTTTTTTGGATTAGATTCACCTGACGGTAAGAAATACATAATTTTTTTCTAGTATCAAACTGGTTTCAAGTTTTGAAAGATCATATTATATATCAGAAATTACTTTGATCTTTTTTCTGTAGCTGATTTTCATGTGATATAATATCTAAGTATAATGTTTTGCCTTGTGatagatacagtaggtgtccCATCCGGGTTAtagtcctgccttgtacccaaaGCTTCTTTAAACTCCAGGGTACTGTCACTCTTTCTAGAGATTAGTAATTAGGggatttctgaaaacaagaaggaagtatttttcttcaagaaacctcattattttcagtaatatagtttttctattaatttca contains:
- the LOC138238173 gene encoding serine/threonine-protein kinase pim-3-like isoform X1, whose protein sequence is MNSNSFFGLDSPDGSLAGASSIPRENGRQESREGRRTKSSRSSEKKCGRSKRKMGESMEQDISCKRMKDSHGGHISACETISLSGSQSLVSESHEAGSEPPPAQDTPKRTPDPQCRESFDRLYMETYMLGAGGYGSVYAGFRKEDGLPVAVKHVPMNKVKWTQVKLEDKVSHFPLELVLLLIVGDDPVYPGVIKLLDWFELPDEYLLVQERPEPCQDLFAFTEERGGFLEEAEAQNFLQQLVNTLQHCHQRGVLHRDVKAENILVQIDTKRLKLLDFGCGCILNDSAKKHFRGTAEYTPPEWLRYGKYHGVPMTVWSLGIVLYDMICGDLPFKTDGDILKGVLHFPRGISKECRNLIRCCLARRPENRPSLEQILLHPWMA
- the LOC138238173 gene encoding serine/threonine-protein kinase pim-3-like isoform X2; translated protein: MNSNSFFGLDSPDGSLAGASSIPRENGRQESREGRRTKSSRSSEKKCGRSKRKMGESMEQDISCKRMKDSHGGHISACETISLSGSQSLVSESHEAGSEPPPAQDTPKRTPDPQCRESFDRLYMETYMLGAGGYGSVYAGFRKEDGLPKLEDKVSHFPLELVLLLIVGDDPVYPGVIKLLDWFELPDEYLLVQERPEPCQDLFAFTEERGGFLEEAEAQNFLQQLVNTLQHCHQRGVLHRDVKAENILVQIDTKRLKLLDFGCGCILNDSAKKHFRGTAEYTPPEWLRYGKYHGVPMTVWSLGIVLYDMICGDLPFKTDGDILKGVLHFPRGISKECRNLIRCCLARRPENRPSLEQILLHPWMA